One segment of Carya illinoinensis cultivar Pawnee chromosome 13, C.illinoinensisPawnee_v1, whole genome shotgun sequence DNA contains the following:
- the LOC122291027 gene encoding uncharacterized protein LOC122291027 produces the protein MVPPPLRSFAKLVQDSPQPIPEVLVPFQAPKTTDGEVCILFTKDEIDKSAFPFWFSIVLKFLCQRPSLDSIRAFIHSRWGLINQPIVSSMLRPRNAFIRMLSEEDFVKALMRKVTDIDGVAYRVFQWTIEFQEDKEPINVPVWISFPGPPPNFYHDSFLRSIPAPLGRYLKRDNPTKCATPTEGARVRIGIDISKEPLKAFWIGIPRQPHSFLQEVIYKTLPAYCTKCNMQGHNDKTCKRNAQKKVRDQNPKIGGGKVD, from the coding sequence ATGGTTCCTCCTCCGTTACGATCGTTTGCAAAATTGGTTCAGGATTCCCCTCAACCTATTCCTGAGGTCTTGGTTCCTTTTCAGGCTCCTAAAACGACGGATGGGGAGGTGTGCATTTTATTCACTAAGGATGAAATTGATAAATCGGCATTTCCATTTTGGTTCTCTATTGTTCTTAAATTTCTATGCCAAAGGCCTTCCTTAGATTCAATCAGAGCATTTATTCATTCTAGATGGGGTCTCATTAACCAACCTATTGTTTCATCGATGTTAAGACCTCGCAATGCTTTCATAAGGATGTTGTCTGAGGAGGATTTTGTTAAAGCTTTGATGAGGAAGGTGACAGATATTGATGGTGTGGCTTACCGTGTTTTCCAGTGGACTATAGAATTTCAGGAGGATAAAGAACCTATTAATGTACCTGTCTGGATTTCTTTCCCAGGCCCTCCCCCGAACTTTTATCACGACTCATTCTTGCGCAGTATTCCAGCTCCACTCGGGCGATATCTGAAACGAGATAACCCTACCAAATGTGCTACACCTACAGAGGGGGCAAGAGTACGTATTGGGATTGACATTTCTAAGGAGCCTTTGAAGGCATTCTGGATTGGTATCCCTCGACAGCCTCATAGTTTCTTGCAGGAAGTGATCTATAAGACGTTACCCGCATACTGCACGAAATGTAATATGCAAGGACATAATGACAAGACATGTAAGAGGAATGCTCAGAAAAAGGTGCGTGATCAGAACCCTAAAATTGGCGGTGGAAAGGTGGATTAG